The Natrinema versiforme genome segment CTTCTGGGCCAACGAGGTCAGAGTCCCGATAGAAGGGATGAGAGGATGCGTGAACGATGACGGGGAGATCATGTTCAACAGCCAGTTCGTACACCGGATCGAGTCGAGAGTCCGAAGGCGGGAACTCCTGAACCGGACAGTGAAGTTTGACGCCTGCGAGGCCGGCATCAAGTCCTTCTTGGACGATATCCACAGGATTGTCGTCCCTTGCGTGGACGGTGGCCAGTCCGACGACATGATCAATTCCGACGACGACATCCGCGACCGTTCGATTCATCGAGCGAGCGACGCCGGGTTTGTGTGCGTACGGAAAACAGACTGCCCCATCGAGGGTGGTCAGGTACTCGAACACGTCGGCTTTCGTAACGGTAGGGAGCGTCCAAGAAACCTCCTGATGGAACCACTTCCGGATCGCCTTAAGAACGCGGTCGGGTAACAGGTGCACGTGTGCGTCGATGATCGGCCGATCAACCTGGTGAATCGCATCGAACGGCTCTGAGTCAGTACCACTCATCCGTTAGATCTCGGTCACACGGTGATACTGCTCGTCAACCGCCTGCGCATCCTCAGGGAGAAGTGCGACGACGAGGAACTCGGCATACTCCTCGAAGTAGTCAACAAGTGCGGCGATACGGTTGGAATCGATGGCTTCCAGCGAATCGAGCAGCATGAACGGCACTTCATCATACACCTCGTGCACAAGATATCCCGCGAGAGCGAAGACGAGACCGGTCACCTCGCGCTCGGATTCGCTGAGATGATCGACGGTGTCCTCGTAGGCAGTGCCGTCCGCTGTCGTCCGGACCACATGGAGGTCGAACTCGGTCTTTGGGATGCTCCGTCGCCCGTCGCGAACAGTCGTTTCCTGGCGTTCGATCCAGATCCGTTCGAGGTTATCATAATCGAGCCGTTGAATGAGGTTTTCCATATGGTCATTGAACGCCTCGACCGCGTCGGCCTCAATGTCGTTGATCCGGTTGCGAAGGTCCGTAAGTCGGTCGGCAACCGACTTACGCTCCTCTTCGATCTCCGGGATTTCAGTGACGTCAGCTTCGATGTCGTCAATTTTCGCGCCTATCGTCTCGAGATCAGATTCAAGTTCCTCGATGGTGAGTGCTAATTCGTTCTCGCGTTTGTTGAGTTCAAGGACGCGGTCGTCATCCCGTTCAGGTTTGGCTTCCTCGAGTTCACGTTCGA includes the following:
- a CDS encoding amidohydrolase family protein; translated protein: MSGTDSEPFDAIHQVDRPIIDAHVHLLPDRVLKAIRKWFHQEVSWTLPTVTKADVFEYLTTLDGAVCFPYAHKPGVARSMNRTVADVVVGIDHVVGLATVHARDDNPVDIVQEGLDAGLAGVKLHCPVQEFPPSDSRLDPVYELAVEHDLPVIVHASSHPFYRDSDLVGPEATKRVLERFPGLRLCIPHLGLFETDAFLDLADRYDRVAFDTAVAVGEQVHELIGTRDEEYPIERIRRYTDRVMFGTDYPTYPDSVVYGDLIDATAAAFPQARDRVFYRNAIDFYGVDADFGE